A single Streptomyces mirabilis DNA region contains:
- a CDS encoding FtsX-like permease family protein, whose translation MLVFANVRERWSSFLAAFAAVLVGVALITTTLIIYDSSLPKVQSRLAAAPALAVPKQAVDEDGSPKDRVPWSRGEAEPIVDGLRKVPGVDSVVVDRSFYAQAFRGGEPVEDEGADEAGHGWSSVRLAPYKLVSGRAPATDREVVVDRSLGVATGSTLTVNITAGRTEFRVVGTVDGPGYYFTDDFAARHQPGVGAIAVLTGKDASVGTVKAKAEDVVGTKGTVVTGDGRSTLQPKYVEHKRFLGTQLISAMAALGLFTTVFVVASMLVLATGLRRREIGLLRMIGATPRQVRRMVLGEAGVIGLLGSVAGCLAGIAAAPLLRDILKGLDVTPPELKLRVAMWPLFTAAAIGVGVSVVGAWSASRMAAKVAPIDALLDSRANQGSMSRARWIGGLTVLGLGVVLAIVTASVGADSRINMAIFATMVLIVAAALLAPVFVGPVGRLLTEPFKRAGSATPLLVRAELRANSRRAASLAAPVIAAVGFAVLLSGMVETMRVAYPAGDAVKLAGQVIVTPDGTPGNTDEVVAANPVGKAALPTRAFVRDKGGDLSVIDALGSRDPRWDKPGQAVLGKRMAAFLGVKAGDEHDMRFADGTTVKLRIAQVLADDPARGDFVVARSLVRLHDPAALTDDIFVPAKSKTTATALPGTAVHDAMQYALDDYNTDAKLTDSLATMLIVIAVGYSGIAVANSMGMSAHSRRRDFSVMKSAGGTVRQLLVFSVAESSLVATIGAALGVLVTLGPLAGMASGLSQATATDVSLRLNPSMVASVVFGSIVLAIVASVAVTWRTMRREAA comes from the coding sequence ATGCTCGTCTTCGCCAACGTCCGGGAGCGCTGGAGCAGCTTCCTCGCGGCCTTCGCGGCCGTACTGGTCGGCGTCGCCCTCATCACGACGACGCTGATCATCTACGACTCGTCCCTTCCCAAGGTCCAGTCCCGTCTGGCGGCCGCGCCCGCGCTCGCCGTCCCCAAGCAGGCCGTGGACGAGGACGGCAGTCCCAAGGACCGGGTGCCCTGGAGCCGCGGCGAGGCAGAGCCGATCGTCGACGGGCTGCGCAAGGTGCCCGGCGTGGACTCCGTGGTCGTCGACCGCTCCTTCTACGCGCAGGCGTTCCGCGGCGGCGAGCCGGTGGAGGACGAGGGCGCCGACGAGGCCGGCCACGGCTGGTCGAGCGTGCGGCTGGCCCCGTACAAGCTCGTCTCCGGACGGGCCCCGGCCACGGACCGCGAGGTCGTGGTGGACCGCTCCCTCGGGGTGGCCACGGGCAGTACCCTCACCGTGAACATCACCGCCGGCCGCACCGAGTTCCGCGTCGTCGGCACCGTCGACGGACCGGGCTACTACTTCACCGACGACTTCGCCGCACGGCACCAGCCCGGCGTCGGCGCCATCGCCGTCCTCACCGGCAAGGACGCCTCCGTCGGCACCGTCAAGGCCAAGGCCGAGGACGTCGTCGGCACCAAGGGCACCGTGGTCACCGGTGACGGCCGCTCGACGCTCCAGCCGAAGTACGTGGAGCACAAGCGGTTCCTCGGCACACAGCTCATCAGCGCCATGGCCGCACTCGGCCTGTTCACCACCGTCTTCGTGGTCGCCTCCATGCTCGTCCTGGCCACGGGTCTGCGGCGGCGGGAGATCGGCCTGCTGCGGATGATCGGCGCGACCCCGCGCCAGGTGCGCCGGATGGTCCTCGGCGAGGCCGGCGTCATCGGCCTGCTCGGCTCGGTGGCCGGCTGCCTGGCGGGCATCGCCGCCGCGCCGCTGCTGCGCGACATCCTCAAGGGACTCGACGTCACACCGCCGGAGTTGAAGCTGCGCGTGGCGATGTGGCCGCTGTTCACGGCCGCCGCGATCGGGGTCGGCGTCAGCGTCGTCGGAGCCTGGTCGGCCAGCCGGATGGCCGCCAAGGTGGCACCGATCGACGCCCTGCTGGACAGCCGGGCGAACCAGGGGAGCATGAGCCGCGCGCGCTGGATCGGCGGCCTGACCGTGCTCGGCCTCGGCGTGGTGCTCGCGATCGTCACCGCATCGGTCGGCGCCGACAGCCGGATCAACATGGCGATCTTCGCCACCATGGTGCTCATCGTGGCCGCGGCACTGCTGGCACCGGTGTTCGTCGGGCCCGTCGGACGCCTGCTCACCGAGCCGTTCAAACGGGCCGGCTCGGCCACCCCGCTGCTGGTCCGGGCGGAGCTACGCGCAAACTCGCGCCGGGCCGCCTCCCTCGCCGCCCCGGTGATCGCCGCCGTCGGCTTCGCCGTCCTGCTCAGCGGCATGGTGGAGACCATGCGGGTGGCCTACCCGGCGGGCGACGCGGTCAAGCTCGCGGGCCAGGTGATCGTGACGCCGGACGGCACCCCGGGCAACACCGACGAGGTGGTCGCCGCCAACCCGGTGGGCAAGGCCGCGCTGCCCACCCGCGCCTTCGTCCGCGACAAGGGCGGCGACCTCAGCGTCATCGACGCGCTCGGCTCGCGCGACCCGCGCTGGGACAAGCCGGGTCAGGCGGTGCTCGGCAAGCGCATGGCGGCCTTCCTGGGCGTCAAGGCCGGCGACGAGCACGACATGCGGTTCGCCGACGGGACGACGGTCAAGCTGCGCATCGCGCAGGTCCTCGCGGACGACCCCGCCCGCGGTGACTTCGTGGTGGCCCGGTCGCTGGTGCGCCTGCACGACCCGGCCGCGCTCACCGACGACATCTTCGTCCCGGCCAAGTCGAAGACCACCGCCACCGCCCTCCCCGGCACGGCCGTGCACGACGCGATGCAGTACGCGCTCGACGACTACAACACCGACGCGAAGCTGACCGACAGCCTCGCCACCATGCTGATCGTCATCGCCGTCGGTTACAGCGGCATAGCCGTGGCCAACAGCATGGGCATGTCCGCGCACAGCCGTCGCCGCGACTTCTCCGTCATGAAATCGGCCGGCGGTACGGTACGGCAGCTGCTGGTGTTCTCCGTCGCCGAGAGCTCCCTCGTCGCGACCATCGGTGCGGCGCTCGGAGTCCTGGTCACCCTGGGCCCGCTGGCCGGCATGGCGTCCGGGCTGTCCCAGGCGACGGCCACCGACGTCAGCCTGCGTCTGAACCCGTCCATGGTCGCCTCGGTGGTCTTCGGCTCGATCGTCCTCGCGATCGTCGCGAGCGTGGCCGTCACCTGGCGCACGATGCGCCGGGAGGCCGCATAG
- a CDS encoding thioesterase II family protein, which translates to MCAPHAGGTAHAYRDWPASLPDDVEVHAVQYPGRQDRLGEPAATSMTELVKPVADALEPFLSEPLALFGHSMGAVVAYEVTLELERRHGRVVDLLAVSGSRAPNHREEHDRHELSDADLIDELRRINDSFGELLAAPELLELVLPAIRADFRLVSRYLRTPPVPVRAPLLVLGGTADPDVSPEDLKQWRACASGAFGVRAFPGGHFYLADEQPVLDALVPWLPDRRPATPRAS; encoded by the coding sequence GTGTGCGCCCCGCACGCCGGAGGCACCGCGCATGCCTACCGGGACTGGCCCGCGTCCCTGCCGGACGATGTCGAGGTGCACGCGGTGCAGTACCCCGGCCGCCAGGACCGGCTCGGGGAACCCGCGGCCACGTCGATGACGGAGCTGGTGAAGCCCGTCGCGGACGCCCTCGAACCCTTCCTGTCCGAGCCGCTGGCGCTGTTCGGGCACAGCATGGGCGCCGTCGTGGCCTACGAGGTGACACTCGAGCTCGAGCGCCGGCACGGGCGCGTGGTCGATCTGCTGGCCGTGTCCGGATCGCGTGCCCCGAACCACCGGGAGGAGCACGACCGGCACGAGCTGAGCGACGCCGACCTGATCGACGAACTGCGCCGCATCAACGACTCGTTCGGCGAACTGCTGGCCGCGCCCGAGCTGCTGGAACTCGTCCTGCCCGCGATCCGCGCCGACTTCCGGCTCGTCTCCCGCTACCTGCGCACACCGCCGGTGCCCGTGCGCGCTCCGCTGCTCGTCCTCGGCGGCACGGCGGACCCCGACGTGAGCCCCGAGGACCTGAAGCAGTGGCGGGCCTGCGCGAGCGGCGCCTTCGGCGTCCGCGCCTTCCCCGGGGGCCACTTCTACCTCGCGGACGAACAACCCGTCCTCGACGCCCTCGTTCCGTGGCTGCCCGACCGCCGTCCCGCCACCCCGCGCGCTTCGTGA
- a CDS encoding MbtH family protein, whose product MPNPFENDDASYFVLVNDEGQHSLWPAFAEIPAGWKAVHGEDTRAACLEYVEQHWTDMRPLSLVRAMAGDAS is encoded by the coding sequence GTGCCGAATCCGTTCGAGAACGACGACGCGTCCTACTTCGTCCTCGTGAATGACGAGGGTCAGCACTCGCTGTGGCCGGCGTTCGCGGAGATCCCGGCCGGGTGGAAGGCGGTACACGGCGAGGACACACGCGCCGCATGCCTGGAGTACGTGGAGCAGCACTGGACCGACATGCGTCCGCTCAGCCTGGTCCGCGCCATGGCCGGCGACGCGTCCTGA
- a CDS encoding trypsin-like serine peptidase codes for MRSIRPPFAARRGRSARRRTSPVLAAVGLTAALALTATGCNSGDSNASGQAGASASQSGDDKIKVPDDIKNKLKEHGIDIDKWKNGAWKNWNKDDWLREANDFVNPIIKGLWNPDRMRGADDPDKNKGVDENDLSGDQGVTDATPAPVAAKAVSAAYHDSVPEAGKVFFDSPEGTMVCSATVVEDPAHPGKSNLVWTAGHCVHAGKKGGWYRNIAFVPSYNNAGRTSAQLQNAARTDVAPYGVWWSDWAQTSDQWIAQGGSTGGQGASYDYAVLHVTPEKGSNGKSLEETVGSALPVNFNAPAVPKVASITATGYPAAAPFDGQKLYQCTDRPGRLSIAKADPTMYRIGCTMTGGSSGGGWVATGSDGKPALVSNTSIGPVSAGWLAGPHLGSVAKGVYDSVSKKFASQ; via the coding sequence ATGCGATCCATACGCCCGCCCTTCGCCGCTCGTCGAGGCAGGAGCGCGCGCCGCAGAACCTCCCCCGTGCTGGCCGCCGTCGGCCTGACGGCGGCGCTGGCGCTGACCGCCACCGGCTGCAACTCGGGCGACAGCAACGCGAGCGGCCAGGCCGGCGCGTCGGCGTCCCAGAGCGGCGACGACAAGATCAAGGTCCCGGACGACATCAAGAACAAGCTCAAAGAGCACGGGATCGACATCGACAAGTGGAAGAACGGCGCCTGGAAGAACTGGAACAAGGACGACTGGCTGCGCGAGGCCAACGACTTCGTCAACCCCATCATCAAGGGGCTGTGGAACCCGGACCGGATGCGCGGCGCCGACGACCCGGACAAGAACAAGGGCGTCGACGAGAACGACCTCTCCGGTGACCAGGGCGTCACCGACGCCACTCCGGCGCCCGTGGCGGCGAAGGCCGTGAGCGCCGCCTACCACGACAGCGTGCCCGAGGCGGGCAAGGTGTTCTTCGACTCTCCCGAGGGCACGATGGTCTGCTCGGCGACCGTGGTCGAGGACCCCGCGCACCCGGGCAAGTCGAACCTCGTGTGGACCGCGGGCCACTGTGTGCACGCCGGCAAGAAGGGCGGCTGGTACCGCAACATCGCCTTCGTACCCTCGTACAACAACGCCGGCAGGACGTCCGCGCAGTTGCAGAACGCCGCCAGGACGGACGTCGCTCCTTACGGCGTCTGGTGGAGCGACTGGGCGCAGACCTCGGACCAGTGGATCGCGCAGGGCGGCTCCACCGGCGGCCAGGGCGCGTCGTACGACTACGCGGTCCTGCATGTGACGCCGGAGAAGGGCAGCAACGGCAAGTCCCTCGAGGAGACGGTCGGTTCGGCGCTCCCGGTGAACTTCAACGCCCCGGCCGTGCCCAAGGTCGCGAGCATCACGGCGACCGGTTACCCTGCGGCGGCGCCGTTCGACGGGCAGAAGCTCTACCAGTGCACCGACAGGCCCGGCCGGCTGTCGATCGCCAAGGCGGACCCGACGATGTACCGCATCGGGTGCACCATGACCGGTGGTTCGTCCGGCGGCGGCTGGGTGGCGACCGGGTCGGACGGCAAGCCCGCCCTGGTGTCCAACACCTCGATCGGCCCGGTCAGCGCGGGCTGGCTGGCGGGTCCGCACCTGGGTTCGGTCGCCAAGGGTGTGTACGACTCGGTGAGCAAGAAGTTCGCGAGCCAGTGA
- a CDS encoding acyl carrier protein yields the protein MDIHAFAPADLEEMENWLLERLGQYLPDQQEPVDPHRELGEYGLDSIAVVAFAADVEDRLAISVDPTAVWDHPTIAQLAKYLLAAYEELPREAA from the coding sequence ATGGACATCCACGCTTTCGCCCCGGCCGACCTCGAGGAGATGGAGAACTGGCTCCTGGAACGCCTCGGCCAGTACCTGCCCGACCAGCAGGAGCCGGTCGACCCGCACCGGGAACTCGGCGAGTACGGTCTGGACTCCATAGCGGTGGTGGCCTTCGCCGCCGATGTCGAGGACCGGCTCGCGATCAGCGTCGATCCCACGGCCGTGTGGGACCACCCGACGATCGCGCAGCTCGCCAAGTACCTGCTGGCGGCGTACGAGGAGCTGCCCCGCGAGGCCGCCTGA
- a CDS encoding ABC transporter ATP-binding protein: protein MTTTRQAPASDAVQLYTVRKVYGAGDRSVTALDGVSIGFPRGTFTAIMGPSGSGKSTLLQCAAGLDRPTDGRVMVAGVDIGQMNERERTKLRRDHIGFVFQAFNLVESLTAAQNVELPSRFAGRRVNREQVAGALAAVGLSERASHRPSELSGGQQQRVALARALVTRPDVLFADEPTGALDTVTSREVLRMMRMLVDKESQTTLMVTHDPVAAAVADVVVFLKDGRVTDRISLSRESDTRNAASIAAHMARLEA from the coding sequence ATGACCACTACCAGGCAGGCGCCCGCATCCGATGCGGTCCAGCTCTACACCGTTCGTAAGGTCTACGGAGCCGGCGACCGCTCCGTCACTGCACTGGACGGCGTTTCCATTGGCTTTCCCCGGGGAACGTTCACCGCCATCATGGGGCCGTCCGGCTCCGGGAAATCCACGCTGCTGCAGTGCGCGGCCGGTCTGGACCGGCCCACCGACGGCCGGGTGATGGTGGCCGGGGTCGACATCGGGCAGATGAACGAGCGGGAGCGCACGAAATTGCGGCGCGACCACATCGGCTTTGTGTTCCAGGCCTTCAATCTCGTGGAGTCACTGACCGCGGCGCAGAACGTCGAACTGCCCTCGCGATTCGCCGGGCGACGGGTCAATCGCGAGCAGGTCGCCGGCGCGCTGGCCGCGGTCGGGCTGTCGGAGCGCGCGAGCCACCGCCCGAGCGAACTGTCCGGTGGTCAGCAGCAGCGGGTCGCCCTTGCCCGGGCCCTGGTGACCCGGCCGGACGTCCTGTTCGCCGACGAGCCCACCGGCGCCCTGGACACCGTCACCTCGCGCGAGGTGCTGCGGATGATGCGCATGCTGGTCGACAAGGAGAGCCAGACCACCCTCATGGTCACCCACGACCCGGTGGCCGCCGCGGTCGCCGACGTCGTCGTGTTCCTCAAGGACGGCCGCGTCACGGACCGGATCAGCCTCAGCCGCGAATCCGACACCCGCAACGCCGCCTCGATCGCCGCCCACATGGCACGGCTGGAGGCGTGA
- a CDS encoding acyl-CoA dehydrogenase: MSTLEFAGEVERWSRPGGAFEPTLLTAHDEAESFPAEACAALDGWGLPAYYVPTRYGGRLARLEDVHTLLRTVAARDMTVAVAHGKTFLGAASVWAAGDGGPMSLLARHVLAGEAVAWGLTEPDAGSDLLAGTLTATRNGSGWRLSGRKWPVNNATRGRFVSVLARTDPAGGPRGFSLFLVDKRATAPGSVRHLPKMPTHGIRGADISGIEFVDARVPSHSLVGTVGGGLELVLKTLQLTRVTCVALSLGAGDHSLRIIRNFLGERRLHGRPLSDLPHARAVTGRAVARQLLAEAVAFTAARAAHEIPQELSVVSAVTKALVPTLVQGQLRLIGELLGARSFLTGVEGYGGFAKIERDHQIVSVFDGSTWVNRSALAATLPLLRPGRRPVAPAGLPAHEWLREDHEPAALDPLRLGVLARGDSILGGLGGLVARLSADMPDGTASLAARLLDAYADLDARIAGVGATTGSPTTAAMRMAERYEWCFAGAAALALWAANPQHHDHGWWRDGGWLAGCLALVLEGLGVRPPEASAVFNRLGSLLLTPEGDRVGLLGRPAGVPA; the protein is encoded by the coding sequence GTGAGCACACTGGAGTTCGCCGGGGAGGTCGAGCGCTGGTCACGGCCGGGGGGCGCCTTCGAGCCGACGCTGCTGACCGCGCACGACGAAGCGGAGTCCTTCCCGGCCGAGGCGTGCGCCGCACTCGACGGGTGGGGTCTGCCCGCCTACTACGTGCCCACCCGGTACGGCGGGCGACTGGCCCGCCTGGAGGACGTGCACACCTTGCTGCGCACGGTGGCGGCGCGGGACATGACCGTCGCGGTCGCGCACGGCAAGACCTTCCTCGGCGCCGCGTCCGTGTGGGCAGCCGGGGACGGCGGGCCCATGTCTCTGCTGGCCCGGCACGTCCTGGCGGGGGAGGCCGTCGCCTGGGGTCTCACCGAGCCCGACGCAGGCAGCGACCTCCTCGCCGGCACGCTCACGGCGACCCGCAACGGCTCGGGCTGGCGGCTGTCCGGCCGCAAGTGGCCGGTGAACAACGCGACCCGCGGCCGCTTCGTCAGCGTGCTGGCGCGCACCGACCCGGCCGGCGGCCCGCGTGGTTTCAGCCTCTTCCTCGTGGACAAGCGGGCCACCGCTCCCGGATCCGTACGGCACCTGCCCAAGATGCCGACCCACGGCATCCGCGGCGCCGACATCAGCGGGATCGAGTTCGTCGACGCCCGGGTCCCCTCCCACTCGCTCGTGGGCACCGTCGGTGGCGGCCTGGAACTCGTGCTGAAGACCCTGCAACTGACCCGGGTCACCTGTGTCGCGCTTTCACTGGGCGCGGGCGACCACAGCCTGCGGATCATCAGGAACTTCCTGGGCGAGCGCCGGCTGCACGGCCGTCCCCTCAGCGACCTGCCGCACGCCCGCGCCGTCACCGGCCGCGCGGTGGCCCGCCAACTACTGGCCGAGGCCGTCGCCTTCACCGCGGCCCGGGCTGCCCACGAGATCCCGCAGGAGCTGAGCGTCGTCTCCGCGGTCACCAAGGCCCTGGTGCCGACGCTCGTCCAGGGCCAGCTCCGGCTCATCGGCGAACTGCTGGGCGCACGCAGCTTCCTGACCGGGGTGGAGGGCTACGGAGGCTTCGCCAAGATCGAGCGGGACCACCAGATCGTCTCCGTCTTCGACGGCAGCACCTGGGTCAACCGCAGCGCGCTCGCCGCGACCCTTCCCCTGCTCCGGCCGGGTCGCCGTCCTGTCGCGCCGGCCGGCCTCCCGGCGCACGAGTGGCTGCGTGAGGACCACGAGCCGGCCGCCCTCGATCCCCTGCGGCTCGGTGTGCTGGCGCGGGGCGACTCGATCCTGGGCGGGCTGGGCGGTCTCGTGGCCCGGCTCTCGGCGGACATGCCGGACGGCACGGCCTCCCTGGCCGCGCGGCTGCTCGACGCGTACGCCGACCTGGACGCGCGTATCGCCGGCGTCGGCGCCACCACCGGCTCGCCGACCACGGCAGCCATGCGCATGGCGGAACGCTACGAATGGTGCTTCGCCGGAGCCGCGGCCCTCGCGCTGTGGGCGGCGAACCCGCAGCACCACGACCACGGCTGGTGGCGCGACGGCGGCTGGCTGGCGGGCTGTCTCGCCCTGGTCCTCGAAGGACTCGGCGTGCGGCCCCCGGAGGCGTCCGCCGTCTTCAACCGGCTCGGCAGCCTGCTGCTGACCCCGGAGGGCGACCGGGTGGGACTCCTCGGCAGACCCGCGGGGGTGCCGGCATGA
- a CDS encoding fatty acyl-AMP ligase, with product MVDLVGATSVSEIFERHARELGDRPAVAIVGDPVEPESAQWLTYAQLDQAARVFAQELRRTCPVGSRVLLLHPTSAEFIAAAVGCLYAGMVAVPSSMPGRYKQDQRRVLGIAHDADVGCVLTTPDERDVVLAWAEQQGFGVPVLSLPIDLTRHAADFEIFPADQQTLAVLQYTSGSTNDPKGSVVTHGNLLANAASTSEAFPPREGQMYGGWLPNYHDMGLMGIILTPLLAGFGTALMSPAAFLRRPRAWLELVDRFDLALSPAPNFAYELCLTRMANDDLGGLDLSRWTYAGSGSEPVNAGVLDAFAQRFAAAGFRPERFAPSFGMAEATLLVSTSPDRRPVVLRCDPEALERNRVEPAADGNGRALVSLGVPRDLEVRIVDPGSRKGLPSGRVGEIWLRGRSVVQGYWRNEEATAATFGQRLGAESGFLRTGDLGVLVDGELYVTGRIKEMMIIRGRNIYPHDIEHELRLHHEPLRDTVGSVVSVPTPDGEDGHLVVIHEVRRRSPEGELAVLAAQMRSTVAREFGLRAHSVLLMRRGGVRRTTSGKVQRSAMRSLYLRGELEPLWADGYRPQPDAVMSATGGAK from the coding sequence ATGGTTGACCTTGTCGGTGCGACCAGCGTGTCCGAGATCTTCGAGCGGCACGCACGCGAACTCGGCGACCGGCCGGCGGTCGCGATCGTCGGCGATCCCGTGGAACCCGAGTCCGCCCAGTGGCTCACCTACGCCCAACTGGACCAGGCTGCACGCGTGTTCGCGCAGGAACTGCGCCGGACCTGCCCGGTGGGCTCCCGCGTCCTGCTGCTCCATCCGACCTCCGCGGAGTTCATCGCCGCCGCCGTCGGCTGTCTCTACGCCGGGATGGTCGCGGTGCCCTCCTCGATGCCCGGCCGCTACAAGCAGGACCAGCGGCGGGTGCTCGGCATCGCCCACGACGCCGACGTCGGCTGCGTACTGACCACGCCCGACGAACGCGACGTGGTCCTCGCCTGGGCGGAGCAGCAGGGATTCGGCGTGCCGGTGCTCTCCCTGCCCATCGACCTCACCCGCCACGCCGCGGACTTCGAGATCTTCCCCGCCGACCAGCAGACCCTGGCCGTGCTCCAGTACACGTCTGGTTCGACCAACGACCCCAAGGGCAGCGTGGTCACCCACGGCAACCTGCTGGCGAACGCGGCAAGCACCTCGGAGGCCTTCCCGCCGCGCGAGGGGCAGATGTACGGCGGCTGGCTGCCCAACTACCACGACATGGGCCTGATGGGGATCATCCTCACGCCTCTGCTCGCCGGCTTCGGCACCGCCCTGATGTCCCCCGCCGCCTTCCTGCGCCGGCCGCGCGCCTGGCTGGAGCTGGTCGACCGCTTCGACCTCGCCCTGTCCCCGGCGCCGAACTTCGCCTACGAGCTGTGCCTCACCCGGATGGCGAACGACGACCTCGGCGGCCTCGACCTGTCCCGCTGGACGTACGCCGGCAGCGGTTCGGAGCCGGTCAACGCCGGGGTGCTGGACGCCTTCGCGCAGCGGTTCGCGGCCGCCGGGTTCCGGCCGGAGCGCTTCGCGCCCTCGTTCGGCATGGCCGAGGCGACCCTGCTCGTGTCCACGTCCCCGGACCGCCGTCCCGTCGTCCTGCGCTGCGACCCCGAGGCGCTGGAGCGCAACCGGGTGGAGCCGGCCGCCGACGGCAACGGCCGGGCCCTCGTCAGCCTGGGCGTGCCCCGCGACCTGGAGGTCCGGATCGTCGATCCCGGCTCCCGCAAGGGGCTGCCGTCCGGGCGGGTCGGGGAGATCTGGCTGCGCGGCCGGTCGGTCGTCCAGGGGTACTGGCGCAATGAGGAGGCGACCGCCGCCACCTTCGGCCAGCGGCTGGGCGCGGAGAGCGGCTTCCTGCGTACCGGGGACCTCGGCGTACTGGTCGACGGGGAACTGTATGTGACCGGCCGCATCAAGGAGATGATGATCATCCGCGGCCGGAACATCTATCCGCACGACATCGAGCACGAACTGCGCCTGCACCACGAGCCGTTGCGCGACACGGTGGGCTCGGTCGTCTCGGTGCCCACGCCCGACGGCGAGGACGGCCACCTGGTGGTGATCCACGAGGTGCGCCGCCGGTCCCCGGAAGGGGAGCTGGCCGTGCTCGCGGCACAGATGCGCAGCACCGTCGCCCGCGAGTTCGGGTTGCGCGCCCACTCGGTGCTGCTCATGCGACGCGGTGGAGTGCGGCGCACCACGAGCGGCAAGGTCCAGCGGTCCGCGATGCGCTCGCTGTACCTGCGCGGCGAGCTGGAGCCGCTGTGGGCGGACGGCTACCGGCCGCAGCCCGACGCGGTCATGTCCGCAACAGGGGGAGCGAAGTGA
- a CDS encoding acyl-CoA dehydrogenase encodes MTDIRTRMDTLEERLGDPWDPANPVGFDAVVAADEREETPAAGAALLDEYGILAEFVPDWLGGRFERVDHLVELMRSVYRRDPSLGLGHCSSSLIGSVNVWTAGSPTQRRAAAELLLAGGKISCAFHELAHGNDVGSVEFAARRAEGGLVLKGRKETISNLDRADAVVFLARTDPGGGPRSCSQLFVPVTELDPGRVRFLPRFRSVGMRGVRLGGITVDDCPVGTDALLGAPGTGLETTARAFQLTRVALPAMSTAMLDTALRVTLHHVRRRRLYGRAVADIPMVRTTLANAFTDLLLCEALAQVAARSLHLLPESGSLYAPAVKYLLAGVLLDTLEQLSLVMGAEFYRRDGEHAVFQKTARDIRPIGFGHIARAACLSAMLPQLPVLARRAWRNAAPAPAALFTPDAELPPLDLAGLRLMTGGRDSVAPSLAAALDDDLPEPVRPLVESHARGLAAVADACASLGPQDLSIAAPVEVRDLASRYATALAAAACVGVARHAPEGGFLARPEWLVAALTRLGGMGAGRSDDVPAETEGPLVEELLDRADRSVSFGLSARPYR; translated from the coding sequence ATGACCGATATCCGTACCCGCATGGACACGCTGGAGGAGCGGCTCGGGGACCCCTGGGATCCCGCCAACCCGGTGGGATTCGACGCTGTCGTCGCCGCGGACGAGCGCGAGGAGACCCCCGCCGCCGGTGCCGCCCTGCTGGACGAGTACGGGATTCTCGCCGAGTTCGTACCCGACTGGCTCGGCGGCCGGTTCGAGCGGGTTGACCACCTGGTCGAGCTGATGCGGTCGGTGTACCGGCGCGACCCCAGTCTCGGCCTCGGCCACTGCTCCAGCTCGCTGATCGGCTCGGTCAACGTGTGGACCGCCGGTTCGCCCACCCAACGCCGCGCCGCGGCCGAGCTACTGCTGGCCGGCGGCAAGATCTCCTGTGCCTTCCACGAGCTCGCCCACGGCAACGACGTCGGTTCCGTCGAGTTCGCCGCCCGGCGCGCCGAGGGCGGACTGGTGCTGAAGGGCCGCAAGGAGACGATCTCCAATCTGGACCGCGCCGACGCCGTGGTGTTCCTGGCCCGGACCGACCCCGGCGGCGGCCCGCGCTCCTGCTCGCAGCTGTTCGTGCCGGTGACCGAACTCGACCCCGGCCGGGTCAGGTTCCTGCCGCGGTTCCGCTCGGTCGGGATGCGCGGCGTGCGCCTCGGCGGGATCACGGTGGACGACTGCCCGGTCGGCACCGACGCACTGCTCGGAGCCCCCGGCACCGGCCTGGAGACGACGGCCCGTGCCTTCCAGCTGACCCGAGTCGCCCTCCCGGCGATGAGTACCGCGATGCTCGACACCGCGCTCCGCGTCACCCTGCACCACGTACGCCGGCGCCGGCTCTACGGCCGGGCCGTCGCGGACATCCCGATGGTGCGCACGACGCTCGCCAACGCGTTCACCGACCTCCTGTTGTGCGAGGCGTTGGCCCAGGTCGCCGCCCGGTCGCTGCACCTGCTGCCGGAGTCCGGCAGCCTGTACGCGCCCGCCGTGAAGTACCTCCTGGCGGGCGTGCTGCTCGACACCCTGGAGCAGCTGTCGCTGGTGATGGGTGCGGAGTTCTACCGCCGGGACGGCGAGCACGCGGTGTTCCAGAAAACAGCGCGGGACATCAGGCCGATCGGCTTCGGGCACATCGCCCGCGCCGCCTGCCTGTCCGCGATGCTTCCGCAGCTGCCGGTCCTCGCCCGCCGCGCGTGGCGCAACGCCGCACCGGCCCCGGCGGCGCTGTTCACCCCGGACGCCGAGCTCCCGCCCCTGGACCTCGCCGGGCTGCGGCTCATGACGGGCGGGCGGGATTCGGTCGCCCCCTCGCTCGCCGCCGCTCTCGACGACGACCTGCCGGAGCCGGTACGCCCGCTGGTCGAGAGCCACGCACGCGGCCTGGCGGCGGTCGCCGACGCGTGCGCGAGCCTCGGCCCGCAGGATCTGTCGATCGCCGCCCCCGTCGAGGTGCGCGACCTGGCATCCCGATACGCCACCGCCCTGGCCGCCGCCGCGTGCGTCGGTGTGGCCCGGCATGCCCCGGAGGGCGGCTTCCTCGCCCGGCCCGAGTGGCTGGTGGCCGCGCTCACCCGGCTCGGGGGCATGGGCGCCGGACGGTCCGACGACGTGCCCGCCGAGACGGAGGGCCCGCTCGTGGAGGAGCTGCTGGACCGCGCGGACCGCTCGGTGAGCTTCGGGCTGTCCGCACGTCCGTACCGCTGA